The SAR324 cluster bacterium genomic interval TTTTTGACAAAATAATCAAAATCACATCGAAGCGAGGCTGCATTCTCAGCTTACCTGGGTACCTATTAATGAACACCTCACAAAGTTTTCTGAGTTTTGTGCGCTTTGCCAGGGTAACCGAAAAAGATGGATCAATTTTACCGCTAGATCGAAATTTTACTCCACAAACCACAAGATAGCCTTCGTACTCTGCTACAATATCAATTTCACCGAGACGGTGTCTGAAGTTTCTCCCTACAATACTATACCCAAAACTCTCCAAATATTTCGCAGCCAAATTCTCTCCATCAATCCCCAAATTCTTTCTGGCCAACATCCTTCACCAGCGAAACGTTTTTCTATGAATTGGGGTTGGACCAAACTGCTGCAACAGTTCCTTGTGACGTTTAGTAGGGTAGCCTTTGTGCTTTGAAAATTCCCACTGTGGATATTCTTGAGCGTACCCTTGCATAATCGTGTCACGCGTTACTTTTGCCAAGATTGAAGCTGCTGCAATCGATTTACTCTTTTGATCTCCTTTCACAACAGCTTGAGCAGGGAGCGATAGCTTGGGTAATCTGTTCCCGTCAATAAGAACGTAATCAGGGATTGGCTCTAAAGCTTCTACTGCTTGTTGCATACCTTTTAACGTAGCATTCAAGATATTTAACTCATCAATTTCAATGTTTCCAAGAACTTTGATTTGATGATTAATTGATCCTGAAATGATCGTCTCGAATAGGGCTTCGCGACGTGATTCGCTCAATTTTTTTGAATCATCGACGTCTAAATACTCTGCTGTGTGCGGATTTAAAATCACACCAGCAACGACTACAGGTCCCGCAAGGGGCCCCCTGCCTGCTTCATCGACACCCACAACACTATGGTAGCCTTGACTCCAAAGTGCCTTTTCAATATCAAGACCTGCTGCGGGCTCTGATCTTTTCACGGATACGTGCTGCCTTACCTCGACGCTCTCTGAGGTAGTAAAGTTTTGCTCTCCTCACATGCCCATGCTTAAGGATTTGAACACTCTCAATTCTTGGGGAGTGGATTGGGAAAATCCTTTCGACACCGTGTCCTTGAGTCATTTTTCGAACAGTGAATGTAGCCTTACTATTCTTGTCTCCAAGGTGCTTGCGAATGACAACACCCTCGTATGCTTGGATACGCTCTTTGTTGCCTTCACTAATTCTGTAATTCACTCGAACTGTGCATCCTACCCTGAAGGCAGGGATATCTTCACGCAGTTGACTTTGTTCAACTACTTTCATCAAGTCTGGCATCTTCGCCTTTGTGTTTTTCAGTTAGTAAGTCTGGACGACGGTGCAGGGTACTTTGCCGAGCTCGCTGACTGCGCCACTCCAATATTTGAGCGTGGTGGCCAGAAAGAAGCACTTCTGGGACACGCTGCCCTCTAAATTCTAAGGGTCTAGTATACTGGGGATATTCGAGAATTCTATTTTGGCTAAACGTCTCTTGTTTAGCTGATTCTTGATTCCCCA includes:
- a CDS encoding YraN family protein; the encoded protein is MLARKNLGIDGENLAAKYLESFGYSIVGRNFRHRLGEIDIVAEYEGYLVVCGVKFRSSGKIDPSFSVTLAKRTKLRKLCEVFINRYPGKLRMQPRFDVILIILSK
- the rplS gene encoding 50S ribosomal protein L19, with product MPDLMKVVEQSQLREDIPAFRVGCTVRVNYRISEGNKERIQAYEGVVIRKHLGDKNSKATFTVRKMTQGHGVERIFPIHSPRIESVQILKHGHVRRAKLYYLRERRGKAARIREKIRARSRS
- a CDS encoding ribonuclease HII, with the protein product MKRSEPAAGLDIEKALWSQGYHSVVGVDEAGRGPLAGPVVVAGVILNPHTAEYLDVDDSKKLSESRREALFETIISGSINHQIKVLGNIEIDELNILNATLKGMQQAVEALEPIPDYVLIDGNRLPKLSLPAQAVVKGDQKSKSIAAASILAKVTRDTIMQGYAQEYPQWEFSKHKGYPTKRHKELLQQFGPTPIHRKTFRW